The following coding sequences are from one Gigantopelta aegis isolate Gae_Host chromosome 15, Gae_host_genome, whole genome shotgun sequence window:
- the LOC121389966 gene encoding GTPase IMAP family member 7-like, whose product MRVDPDDSMSSSTSASSSTDDSMEQDELRLILIGKTGSGKSSSGNTILGSKVFKSSSFGNSVTEECSFGTVTRNGKSVLVIDTPGLCGTDKDEDEIKKEVVKSVYLAAPGPHAVIYVFPVGDRFTKEEQKTVDLFYQYFGRQVSSYFLVLFTRKDFLVRDDINEKEYLLNLPPGLDQFVFECGGRTVFFDNFAEETEKEGQVLQLVETVETILKANGRGYYTSNLLNEAEKEMRQRDDLFLKDNEVNRQKEEQSIKDRYREHLEKEVDARKKAEIEDSIEVQLSSLHKSWEKKARNESRSQITKGLFLGALFGSLLGGAVIGSLTYGKVVAATAAVEAAKAAAAAASAAAQRAMEQLANAPAATVQKTTSDGSAMASIALLALGAVLSAVLKA is encoded by the exons ATGAGAGTGGATCCAGATGATTCAATGAGTTCCAGTACGTCTGCATCTTCTTCTACAG atgACAGCATGGAACAAGATGAGTTGCGACTTATTTTGATTGGCAAAACAGGTTCAGGAAAAAGTTCATCTGGCAATACCATTCTTGGGTCAAAAGTATTCAAAAGTAGTTCTTTTGGAAACTCAGTAACTGAGGAATGTAGTTTTGGTACGGTGACAAGAAATGGGAAATCTGTGCTGGTTATAGACACCCCGGGTTTGTGTGGAACTGACAAGGATGAAGATGAGATCAAGAAAGAGGTTGTCAAGTCTGTGTATCTAGCAGCACCGGGGCCACATGCTGTTATTTACGTGTTCCCAGTCGGAGATCGGTTCACCAAGGAAGAGCAGAAAACCGTTGatttgttttatcaatatttcGGCAGGCAGGTCAGCAGTTACTTTCTAGTATTATTCACTAGAAAAGATTTCCTTGTCCGAGATGACATCAATGAAAAAGAATATCTATTAAACTTGCCTCCTGGTCTTGACCAGTTTGTTTTTGAATGTGGTGGCCGTACTGTATTTTTTGACAACTTTGCTGAGGAAACGGAAAAAGAAGGGCAGGTCCTACAACTTGTTGAAACCGTTGAAACCATTCTGAAGGCCAATGGACGTGGATACTACACATCGAATCTGCTGAATGAAGCTGAGAAAGAAATGAGACAGCGTGATGATTTATTCCTAAAAGATAATGAAGTGAACAGACAGAAAGAAGAACAGAGCATAAAGGACAGATACAGGGAACATTTGGAGAAAGAAGTGGATGCAAGAAAAAAAGCAGAAATTGAAGACAGCATCGAGGTTCAGCTTTCCAGCTTGCATAAATCTTGGGAGAAGAAAGCACGCAATGAATCGCGATCACAGATTACAAAAGGATTGTTCCTGGGAGCTCTCTTTGGTAGTCTTCTTGGTGGTGCTGTAATTGGGAGCTTGACGTATGGGAAAGTGGTTGCTGCTACAGCTGCAGTTGAGGCAGCCaaagctgctgctgctgctgcttctgctgctgctcAGCGAGCAATGGAGCAGCTGGCCAATGCACCAGCCGCAACTGTTCAGAAGACAACAAGTGATGGATCTGCAATGGCATCTATTGCCTTACTGGCTCTTGGAGCAGTGCTGTCAGCAGTCTTGAAAGCATAA